TGTAATTAGTGTCTTTAAAGGCTTCATCGCTATTAAACTCCACAGGCTCGCCTTCAATATGATGGCTCGCGCTTTGAGCGTAAATCGCGTTAGTGGATTCTATCAAGCCCCTAGCAAAAGAATCCAACAAATCAATATAATCTTGCAACTTGCCCTTTAAAGTCCCATTAGAGCCGTCATTATACACATTCAATAACGCCCCCACTTTCCCTTGATTGAGCTTGTCAGTAATATTAGTGAGCTTAAAATCATCGCTTTGAAAATAGATTTGGTTCAAACCCCCTTTATTTTCGGATTCTTTAACCACTAAAGGATGGAAAATAGAACCATCAATGATATTGAACCCATGCCCAATGTTAAGGTTATAGCTCTCATCAAAATCCGCTGAATCTTTATCTGTGAGCGAATGAGTTTTAATGCTGCTTTTAAAAACATTCCCCCCTAAAAGCTCTCGCAAATGAAACTCTAATTCATCTCGCTTATCCCTTAATTCATTGGCATGCTTTAAACTCTTGTTATTCTCCACTTCTTTAATGCGTTTATTGATTTGAGCGATTTGAGAACCCAAGCTATTGACTTCTTTAATCACGCTTTTTAATTCTTCACTCGCCTTGTGCTGTAAGGTCGTTAATCTTTCTCTGGTGTCTTTAATGTTGTGCGTTAAAGCTTCTGTTTTTTGAGCGAGAGCCTGTTTTTGAGCGGAGTCTTTGGCGTTTTTAGACAATTCTTTCCATGAGTTAAAATAATCTTGCAAATCCGTAAAAAGGCTCGCTTCATCAATGTCCGGAAAATACGCGCTCGCTTCTTTTAAGTGTGAAAATTCTGTATCGTAATAAGTGTTTTCGTAATTAGCTTTCGTGTAACGAGCAAAAACAAACTCATCATGCACCCTTTCAATGGCTTCCACATCCACGCCCATATTCACGTTTTTAGTGCCATACATGTAGGCCGCTTGGGGCTTTGCAATCACGCGCTGACGGCTATAAAATTCATCGCTAGCGTTAGAAATGTTATTCCCGGTAACATCCACCATGCTCTGATGGGCTTGTAGGCCCGTGTAAGAAGTGTTGAGTGAAGATAAGATTCCGCCCATTTTACGCCTGCACTCTTAAAAAATGACTCCCCACATGCCTAGAGCCTTTATAGTCGCAAGTGTCATGGGGAATGATTTGTTGGATGAGCGAAGAATAAAACTCAGAAACCGCAAACGCCATGCGCGAATAAATCAAGTTTTTTTCTTTCAAAACAAGCAAGGACTCTCGCATTTGGTTTAAAAAATCGCTCGTTTTTTCGTCTAATAATTCACTCATTTCTTTATTAGGGAATTGATTTTTTAAAGACAACATTTGTGCATCTATATTCGCTTTTTCTTTCTCAAAAGCTTGAATCGCTAGCTGTTTTTGATGGTTTCTTTCAAAAATTTCGGTGTGTTTAGCGAGCTTAATGTCTCTTATATCGCGCTCGGTTAAATCAATCAATTCTTTCAATTGGTTTAGCGCGTTTTCTAAATGAGAATGTAAAACGACCATAACAAATCCTTTAGCTCTTGTTTCAGCCGTATTCAAGCAAATACTATGCCATTTTTAGTTTTATTATAAAATTCAATTTCTTAAGGGGATAGGGGGTATTTTGAAATCATTTTCCCCTTAAAGCTCCCTTATTAAATCGCCTTTAACATTTGCTTAGTGATAGCAGCAATCACATTCACGCTCATCGCATTCCCTGCTTGGGATAATAAATGGCTTTCTTTAAAATTAGGACTATCTTTAATCTTAGCGATCAAATCCCTAGGAAATCCTTGTAAAAGCAGGCTTTCAACAGCGTTTAATCTTTTGATTTTACCTTTTTGGGTATAAAACAAACCATGCCGAGAAGTCCTTAAAGTAGGAAAAACATTAAAATACAACCTTAAATCAGATTGTCTTGTGTCTAAAACGGCGTTTTCTAAAGTTAAAATATTCTCTAAAAAAACCCGGTTATGGTTGTATGGGTTGTGCAAGTATCTTTGAAATGCAGCGTTACTCACATCCAAATAGCATTCATTATCAGCGTCTAAAAAATCGTTAAAACAATAATCATTGGCTAAACCTAAAGGGAAATTAAATGGGTGTTTCAAATCCTTCCTAAACCCTACGATATAAAGGCGTTCTCTCTTTTGGGCTAATTGGAAATCAGCGCTGTTTAAAATTTGATAATGAGTTGTATAGCCCGCTTCTTGCAAAGCTTTGATAATGGTTTTAAAAGTTTCTTGTTGCTTATGATTGATTAAGCCCTTAACGTTTTCAAGCAAGAAACATTTGGGCTGTTTAACTTTTAAGATACGAATAAGCCCATAAATAATAGTCCCTCTTTCATCTTCAAGCCCCTTCCTTTTGCCATTGATAGAAAAAGCCTGACAAGGAAACCCACTAATGAGCGCATCAAAATCGGGTAAGTCATTAGGGTTGATTCGCATCAAATCCCCAAAATTATGGGTATCTTTAAAAAATAATTCATAAGTTCTAAGGGCTTCATGATTGATTTCGGCATGCCCTACGCATTTTAAATGGTATTGCTCCAAGCCCAAACGGCCTCCACCAATACCAGAGCAAAAATCCATAAAAGTTAAAATTCCCAATCAATCATTCCTGACACACGACTAAAAACACGCCCTATTTAAGAGAGCGACAAATCCATTCAAAAACATAAAGAAACTAAAATTTAATGAAAAGCAAAATCACAGCAAGAATAAACCCCCTAGAAATGAAGCCCTTAAACCCCCTAGCTTATCCCCAATAAATCCTGTGCCATTTTGTGAGAAGTCTCATGCAAGTTGATTTTATACTGGTTATTTTCAATCGCTTTCTTGATCTCAGCTACCCTATCAAGAGCAACCTCATTGTTTTCAACTTTTTCATTCTTTTCCACACGCTTGTAATTCCCCAAAGACTGCACCGGAGCAAGAGAAGAAATGGCATTGATCATTGTAAAATCCTTTAATTTGATATTCATTCCATTACAGCAAGTATCGGCAAAAAAGAAAAAAAGTTAATGGATTTTTGAAATCTGTTTTTGCAATTCCTTACCAAATTTCTTGGTGGTGGTGATGGGTTTTTTTCCGGTTTCTGCCACAGAGCCAAACGATTGCGATTGCAAACTTTTAAACATAAAAAACATTAAAAAAATTAAAATATAACAAAATAAAAAAAAGCAAATGGTAGGGAATAGCCAATTTTTGAGGTTAGAACTATTCATGACCTTGCCTTTTAAAGACTCCTATACCTTACTACCCATGCGAACATGAGCAACCACAACCCCCACCTTTCTTTCCGCCATGACCCCCATGACCGCCACAGCAACCTGTCCCACCGCCATGGTGTGAAGCTAAAATTTCTTCTTCGCTCACTTCTCTAAAACCTAAAACCTTGAAACGAAACGCTAAAGTTTTCCCAGCTAACGGGTGGTTATAATCCACCATCACATGCGTGTTGCTAAAGTCTTTGATAGTGGCTTGAATGGTTTGGTTGTCTTCAGTTTGCCCAAAAACGCTCATGCCTTTTTCTAATTCAATGCCTTCAAATTGATCTCTAGGGACTTCTTGCAAATAGCTGCTTTCATAAACCCCATAAGCTTCCTCTGGGGCGATAACAACCTCTTCCCACTCGCCAATTTGAGCCTTTAATACCGCTTTTTCTAACCCTGCTATGATCTGATTAGCGCCTATAATAAACTCTAAAGGCTCTTTAGAAATATTGCTGTCTAGCACAATGCTAGAGCCCTGCTCCCTCACTTCATATTCAATCAAAGCGGCTTGTTTGACTGATTCTAAATCATGGTTTTGCATGGTGGTGTTTCTCCTTGTTTTCTAAGATTTTTTGTGCCATTTTAGCTTGTTCGCTTGAAGGATACAAGTGTTGCAAAGTGTTTAAAAATTTATAATAGTTTTGATCGTCTTTGATTTTTTTAAACGACCATGCCGTATGCCACAAAAGCACAGGCATGTAAGACGCTTTTTTATTTAAAAGAGCGCTCTCTTTGTAATACTTGATCGCTTCTCTGTATTTCTTTTCTCCATAAGCCACTTCTCCAAGAACATAACGCACATAATAAAGTCTGTAACTATTGGCTTCTAACCACAACAAACGCTCTTTGGCTTCTGCATAGGATTTGTTTCTAAAAAAAGACAGAGCTTCTTGAAAAATCTCTTTTTGCTTGGACAAATCTTTATCAAACTCCACTTTCGCCTTTTCTTGGGTTTTTTTCTCTTGATTTTTTGAGGCTTCGGCTTTTAAAGAGGGGTTTTTATTGGCCGGAACGCTTGATTTGAGCGGCTTTTCAGCTTTTTCCTCTTGTTCTTTGAGGGCTTTTTGGATTAAGGCGATTTGTGAAACCAAATCCTGGCTTAACTTGGTCAATAATTCACTCATCTCTTTGTTTTGCTTGTCTAACTGCTGGATAGCTTGCTGGTTAGCGCGAATCTCATTCCTCAAATCCTCTAAAGTTTGCGATTGCTGCTTTAATGTGTTAGCTTGCACTTCTTGCGAGGCTTTTAAGGCTCGCAAGGATTCTTCTTGGGAAAGGATAGCGTTATTGAGATCTTTAATCTTATTAGCCTGCCCTTCATAAACGCTCCTTAGACCCTCTTGAGCTTGAGTGTTAGCCTCTACTTGCGAATGGATTTTGGTCAAAATATTAGAAAAATTCTTACTATTGACTTGCAACTGCTTGAGTTCTTTTTTAGTAGCCCCGCTTTGCAAATCAAATGCTGAAGGCTCCCCATTGAGAAAAAAGGGAGCGATAAAAGGGATAAAAAAAAGCCTTTTCATCCTAGAATTACTTCACTAATTTGACATCCACTCTTCTGTTTTCTTTGTAACATTCTCTAGTTTTTTGGGTGCATTTGGGTTTGGTTTCACCAAAACTGATGGTTTTGATCATATCTTTTTCTACCCCTTTAATGACTAAAGCGTTTTTCACGCTCAAAGTCCTTTTAACGCCAAGTGCTTGGTTGTATTCGCTAGAGCCAAATTCATCGGTATTGCCTTCCAAAAGCACTTGCATGTGGTTTTCTTTAGCTTTTTGCACAATCTCATCTAAAGTCTCTTGATCGGATTCTTTGATCTCATACTTGTCAAAATCAAAATAAATAGAAGCGATGATAGTCCCGCTCTCAATAGCCGGTTTTTCTTCAACCACTGGAGCTGGCTCTTGTTTAGGCTCTTCTTTCTCTGGAGCTGGTTCTGTAGTAACAGGTGCAGTCTGAACCGTTTTAGCGCTCACATCGCCAGCCACAGTCTTATTATCCATTTTATGACTACAGCCAGCTACCAATAAAAAAGCTACCAAGAAACTAAATGCAGAAGATCTCTTCATTATAAATTCTCCAAGAATCAAATTTTAATAAATGTAAATATTAACTCACATTCGCTTAATTTAACCTTACCAATCAAAGGCTTGTATTTTCACATTCTTTAAAGGGAATAAAAAACTCTGATTATAGTCTAGCAAAATAAGCCCCATGGCGTATTCTTGGGGTGTCTTTTTGATATACATGATATTTCTCCCATCCGTAGAAAAACGAGGCATCTGGTTAGAGCCATTCACGGTAAGTCTGCGGATATATTTGCTGTTTAGAGTGATCAGATTCAAATTAAACACCGTTTTGCCAAATTCATTAAGGTTTTCTCGGCTCACATACACAATACTATCTTTATAAGCGTCAATGGATTCATTGCTTCTTCCTTCATAAAGGAGTTGCTCCGCGCTTTCTTTTAACCCCAATTTCTTCATGTAGATGTTAGGATAACCGGATCTATCCGAAACAAAAGCCATAGACTTGTCATCTTCTAAAAACACTCCTGAAACATCTATCCCAGGATAGCGCGTTATTTTAGTTTTAGTTTTTTTATGCGTGTCATACAAATACACATCCGGTTGGCCATCAGGGGCTAAAGACATTAAGATTTTAGAGCCATCAGAACTCACGCTAGAGACCACAGCCATTCCTTGAGAGCTAGCGATATTCTCATGAGTGGCTTTTTGAATGTTGTATTTTAAAATCATGGGCGTTCTTTCGCCATACTGCGTGTAATAAAACTCCGTTTGCTCAGCGTTCGCCCATTTAGGGAAAATATTGAGCCTATTGTTTTTGATGATTTCTTTTTGATAACGCATCGTATAATCCGCTAGTGCGATGTTTGTGATTCCTGGTCCAATGTATTTAGAAAAAACGATCAGGCGCTTCATCCAAGCGATAGAAGGGGCTTTTAAATAATCATTCACCACAATGGCCATGTTGTGCGCTGCAAAAGGGTATAGATCTAAACTTACAATGGGGTAGTCAAAAGTCTTTTTGAGCGTTCCTGTATCCACATCATAAAGTTTTAATCGTGAAATTTTATTGCCGTTTTCTACCGCCACGCTCACAAGCGCTACAAGATGGACTTTTTTATCCTTGAGTTCTGCGTAATTGATAGCGCCTTGCTCTTTGTTTTGAGAAACATCAAAATGCTGGCTAGTCTTTAAATCGTTCGCTAAGACTTCATGCAATTTTAAAGCGTAATTGGCATCGTTGTCTATGGAGTAGCGCACTTCAATCTTAGGAAGTTTTTGAATGGTTTTAATAATATCTAGCGTTTTATCTGTTGCAAAAAGCCCTATAGCGCTTATTAAAAAAAGCCATAAATATTTCATTGTTCTTCCTTAGTGGTGAAATTAACTTTAATAGAAACCATGTTTCCTCCAGGATATGGGGGGAAATCCACTTTCTTTAAATCATCTAAAAGGGTCATCACGCTCTTGTTATAATCCTTAAAATCAGAGTAACTAAGAATGGTATAATCAAACTCTCCATCTTTAGTGATCATAATCAGCGCGCTCACTGAAGCCTTGTGATAAAAAACGCCCCTCCAGCCTTTATATAAAATCTGATAGATTTGAGCGTACCACTCTTGGTAAGCCTTTTCATCAACCCCATCTTGTTTAGGAATTTGCAAATCTAAAGTCTTGTTTTTAACGCTTTCTAATTTTTGCGTGAATTGATTCAAATTTTGTTGCAAACCTTTCAACATCTCTTGGTTTTCTTGGTTTTTTCTTAAGCGTTGCTGTTCTTTTAAACGCCTTTGCTCTTCTTCTTGCTCATTTTTTTGCTCATCTTTTTGAGCGTTTGTGTCTGTCTTTTCTTGAAAATCATTGAGTGAAGAAAAAATATTTTCAAGGCTTTCTTCAGGCTCTTCTTTGGGTTCTTCTTTAGGCTCTAAAAAATCGCCCTGTTTTTCCGTTACTTTTTCAATTTTTTCATTCTTTTTCTCGCTAGGCAGATCTTCTAAATTCAAGTCAATGGCTTGTTCGTCCTTTTTATTTAAACCTAAAAGGATTTTCTCCGCTTCTTTATTGTGCTTTTCTAGCAACAAACCATATAATAACAAAGCATAGAGCAAGAACGCTAAAAAGCCAGAAACAACAAAGATCGCGCTCTTACTCATGCAAATTAGCCCTACTTTTTAAGGACTTGTAATTAAAGAAACTTTTAAAAAACCCGCTTCTTTAATCGTTTTTAACAAATAAATCACTTTGTCATAGGTCAATCGCTTGTCCGCACGGATACTCACCCTAGTATCTTTATCGTATTTTTTAGAAAGCAAATTGAAAGTGTCCGGGAAAGAGTTGTATTCATAGGTTTGACTATCTATATAGATTTTTGCGTCTTTATCCATGCGTATCTCTATCACTTTATCTTGAGTGGCTCTAGCAGTTTTTGAACCAGAAGGCAAAGCAATCTCTTCTTTATAAGTGAGAGTGGGCGTCGTTACCATAAGAATAGCCAATAAAACAAGCATCACATCCACTAAGGGCGTGATATTGAGTTCTGGTTTGTCTTCATCCCAATAGTTATCATAATTCATAAAAACCTTCTAACTCCCTATTTAAGATATTTATAAAATCCCCTTAAAAGCTTTCTTTTTTAGAAGACAAAATATCCACTTGCATCTGCACATAAACCGATAAATCATACACCTTGCGTTTTAAAATCAAGTAAAAAGAATAGGCTGGAATGGCCGCTAAAATCCCTGCAGCGGTGGCAATAAGAGCCTTAGAAATAATGGGTGCGATCACTCCAAAAGAAGCTTGACCCAACGCGCCCAAATTGTTAAACGCTTCTAAAATTTCAACCACCGTTCCAAACAAGCCAATAAAGGGGGCTGTAGAAGAGATGATGCTCAACACCACTAAACCCGTCGTGCTTTGCTTAAGAACCTGGTGTTTCCAAGCCTGCAACAATTCATTAGAATACCTTTTGGTCTCATCATTTCTTTTTTTATTAAACATAAAATGCTCTGGAGCGTCTTGCACCCCATTAAGAATGTTAGACAAAGATTGCATCTCGCGCTTGAGTTCAATCTTTAACACAATGCTTTTATACAAAAAGACCCATAAAGTCATCACCAAATAAAGCGAAATCCAAACTAAAACAAGCGTGGTAACAAACCCGCTCTTATTGAAAAAATAAACGATTGAATCGAACATGATTATCCCCTTAAAGAGACTCAATCTTAGCCAGCACGCTAGAAACCGCTAACCTGTCAGAGCTTGCGTCCTCTAAAAGCCTTTTAGCCCTAGAAATCGCATCGTCTCTGTCATCTGATTCTTTTTTGATAAAGACCGCCCCATCGGCTAAAATATCCACATGCTCACCAGTCACTTCTGCATAGCCCCAACTGATCGCGATGTGTTCTCTTTGGCTCTCCGTTTCAAT
This DNA window, taken from Helicobacter pylori, encodes the following:
- the tolB gene encoding Tol-Pal system protein TolB; the encoded protein is MKYLWLFLISAIGLFATDKTLDIIKTIQKLPKIEVRYSIDNDANYALKLHEVLANDLKTSQHFDVSQNKEQGAINYAELKDKKVHLVALVSVAVENGNKISRLKLYDVDTGTLKKTFDYPIVSLDLYPFAAHNMAIVVNDYLKAPSIAWMKRLIVFSKYIGPGITNIALADYTMRYQKEIIKNNRLNIFPKWANAEQTEFYYTQYGERTPMILKYNIQKATHENIASSQGMAVVSSVSSDGSKILMSLAPDGQPDVYLYDTHKKTKTKITRYPGIDVSGVFLEDDKSMAFVSDRSGYPNIYMKKLGLKESAEQLLYEGRSNESIDAYKDSIVYVSRENLNEFGKTVFNLNLITLNSKYIRRLTVNGSNQMPRFSTDGRNIMYIKKTPQEYAMGLILLDYNQSFLFPLKNVKIQAFDW
- a CDS encoding energy transducer TonB; its protein translation is MSKSAIFVVSGFLAFLLYALLLYGLLLEKHNKEAEKILLGLNKKDEQAIDLNLEDLPSEKKNEKIEKVTEKQGDFLEPKEEPKEEPEESLENIFSSLNDFQEKTDTNAQKDEQKNEQEEEQRRLKEQQRLRKNQENQEMLKGLQQNLNQFTQKLESVKNKTLDLQIPKQDGVDEKAYQEWYAQIYQILYKGWRGVFYHKASVSALIMITKDGEFDYTILSYSDFKDYNKSVMTLLDDLKKVDFPPYPGGNMVSIKVNFTTKEEQ
- a CDS encoding MotA/TolQ/ExbB proton channel family protein: MFDSIVYFFNKSGFVTTLVLVWISLYLVMTLWVFLYKSIVLKIELKREMQSLSNILNGVQDAPEHFMFNKKRNDETKRYSNELLQAWKHQVLKQSTTGLVVLSIISSTAPFIGLFGTVVEILEAFNNLGALGQASFGVIAPIISKALIATAAGILAAIPAYSFYLILKRKVYDLSVYVQMQVDILSSKKESF
- a CDS encoding FKBP-type peptidyl-prolyl cis-trans isomerase, whose product is MQNHDLESVKQAALIEYEVREQGSSIVLDSNISKEPLEFIIGANQIIAGLEKAVLKAQIGEWEEVVIAPEEAYGVYESSYLQEVPRDQFEGIELEKGMSVFGQTEDNQTIQATIKDFSNTHVMVDYNHPLAGKTLAFRFKVLGFREVSEEEILASHHGGGTGCCGGHGGHGGKKGGGCGCSCSHG
- the atpC gene encoding ATP synthase F1 subunit epsilon; this translates as MALLKISVVVPEGEVYTGEVKSVVLPGVEGEFGVLYGHSNMITLLQAGVVEIETESQREHIAISWGYAEVTGEHVDILADGAVFIKKESDDRDDAISRAKRLLEDASSDRLAVSSVLAKIESL
- the flgK gene encoding flagellar hook-associated protein FlgK, which translates into the protein MGGILSSLNTSYTGLQAHQSMVDVTGNNISNASDEFYSRQRVIAKPQAAYMYGTKNVNMGVDVEAIERVHDEFVFARYTKANYENTYYDTEFSHLKEASAYFPDIDEASLFTDLQDYFNSWKELSKNAKDSAQKQALAQKTEALTHNIKDTRERLTTLQHKASEELKSVIKEVNSLGSQIAQINKRIKEVENNKSLKHANELRDKRDELEFHLRELLGGNVFKSSIKTHSLTDKDSADFDESYNLNIGHGFNIIDGSIFHPLVVKESENKGGLNQIYFQSDDFKLTNITDKLNQGKVGALLNVYNDGSNGTLKGKLQDYIDLLDSFARGLIESTNAIYAQSASHHIEGEPVEFNSDEAFKDTNYNIKNGSFDLIAYNTDGKEIARKTIAITPITTMNDIIQAINANTDDNQDNNTENDFDDYFTAGFNNETKKFVIQPKNASQGLFVSMKDNGTNFMGALKLNPFFQGDDASNISLNKEYKKEPTTIRPWLAPINGNFDVANMMQQLQYDSVDFYNDKFDIKPMKISEFYQFLTGKINTDAEKSGRILDTKKSMLETIKKEQLSISQVSVDEEMVNLIKFQSGYAANAKVITAIDRMIDTLLGIKQ
- a CDS encoding outer membrane protein Omp18 — protein: MKRSSAFSFLVAFLLVAGCSHKMDNKTVAGDVSAKTVQTAPVTTEPAPEKEEPKQEPAPVVEEKPAIESGTIIASIYFDFDKYEIKESDQETLDEIVQKAKENHMQVLLEGNTDEFGSSEYNQALGVKRTLSVKNALVIKGVEKDMIKTISFGETKPKCTQKTRECYKENRRVDVKLVK
- a CDS encoding flagellar biosynthesis anti-sigma factor FlgM — encoded protein: MINAISSLAPVQSLGNYKRVEKNEKVENNEVALDRVAEIKKAIENNQYKINLHETSHKMAQDLLGIS
- a CDS encoding DNA cytosine methyltransferase yields the protein MDFCSGIGGGRLGLEQYHLKCVGHAEINHEALRTYELFFKDTHNFGDLMRINPNDLPDFDALISGFPCQAFSINGKRKGLEDERGTIIYGLIRILKVKQPKCFLLENVKGLINHKQQETFKTIIKALQEAGYTTHYQILNSADFQLAQKRERLYIVGFRKDLKHPFNFPLGLANDYCFNDFLDADNECYLDVSNAAFQRYLHNPYNHNRVFLENILTLENAVLDTRQSDLRLYFNVFPTLRTSRHGLFYTQKGKIKRLNAVESLLLQGFPRDLIAKIKDSPNFKESHLLSQAGNAMSVNVIAAITKQMLKAI
- a CDS encoding ExbD/TolR family protein; translation: MNYDNYWDEDKPELNITPLVDVMLVLLAILMVTTPTLTYKEEIALPSGSKTARATQDKVIEIRMDKDAKIYIDSQTYEYNSFPDTFNLLSKKYDKDTRVSIRADKRLTYDKVIYLLKTIKEAGFLKVSLITSP